The Gossypium arboreum isolate Shixiya-1 chromosome 4, ASM2569848v2, whole genome shotgun sequence DNA segment cctcagggtacgctgaggtattttcaatttttgctttttaattcatgttttccaagaaaatcagctcatattacgagaaatgagttgagcctcaagacgttgaggtaatttcaatttatgtttcaaaaatcaactcatatcgcgagaagtgagttgaacctcggggcacgctgaggtaatttcaattcctattaaatccaaaaatcaactcatattgcgagaggtgagttgagcctcaagacacgttgagttaatttcaatttatgtttcaaaaatcaactcatattgcgagaagtgagttgaacctcggggcacgctgaggtaatttcaattcctattaaatctaaaatcgactcatattgcgagaggtattttcaaattctattttcaaaagtcaattcatattgcaagaggtgagttgagtctttttaatttctattttcaattccTTTTTttcatcaactcatattgcgagaggtgagttgagccttgcggcacgctaaggtattttcaaaagtcagttcatattgcgagaagtgagttgtctttttaatttctattttcaattccTGTTTtttatcaactcatattgcgagaggtgagttgagccttatgGCACACTAAGGTATTTTCAAAAGTCAgttcatattgcaagaggtgagttgagtctttttaatttctattttcaatttctgtttctttgatttttcaaagatcagctcatattgcgagaggtgagttaagcctttaattttcgtttttcgaaatctacttttcaaattattaactcacgttgcgagaggtgagttgagccttttaatttctgcttttaatttctatgtttcaaaaatcaacccatattgcgagaaatgagttgagccctGCTCACATTGAGATTTGGATACCCCAAGCGGAGAAGTAGGTCAAAGTTGCAGGTCcggtctccttgaagttgcagtaaagctgatcgaggatatcagatctcgCCTCGCTagagttacagaagagaagatcACGAATCTCGTCTCACTGAAGTGATAAAAGAGTAGATTGAAGCCGCAAATTTCATGTCCTTAAAGTTACATTAGAGAAGATTGAAGTTACAAGATATATATCAGAAAATGCGGTgtattgaaccaaagctacaagatgagaTGGACTAGAAGGAAACTATTTGAACAAGAAGAGCACCGATGAAGTCAAGACTCGGCAAGACggagcaaaattggcctttctttatgTCTTTACTCTAtccccgttacacgacaatgagcaaagaggggcagttgttataggccaattttgggccgttTATAAGACTCAGGCCCAAATACATTACAATTAGACTTAGCTAACCCAAACAACAATATCAGACCCACTTAAGCCCATTAAACCCAATCCCTAAACCCATCAAAACCCGGAGCCCAACAACTAGACCCAAAACCCACTAACCCAATAACCCCAACTAACCAAGACCCACTAAACCCACTAACCCCTAAACCCGAAGCCCAACTACCCCAGGCCCAAACCTAAAACTAAAAGACCCAAATAATACAAAAAACCCTAAGTCCCCTATTTGGTTCTCGTGCATAACCACTACAACCAGCCCCATACCCCCACTACAACAAGCCCCATACCCCTACTGCAACAACCCCATACCGCCACAGTCCTTGTACGCCACACTCCGTGCGCATGCTCGGCATGCTCTGTAACTGCAAGAAGAGAATAAAACAACAACAAACAATAGAAGCGAGAGCCAATAGAAGAAACAATAGTTTTGAACATTCGGTTATAAAAGGCCATTCAAACTGATGTAAAAGGGGTCGGCCATTTTTCATGAATACAaagataaattttacaaaaaatacaAGTAGTGAGTTAAGGAAGTCAAAGAAGCAAGAATAATATCAAATAGGAAACTAAAACACGAAAATCGTAACCGAAAACCTAAGGTGATTGTGAATCTATTCGTGTTTTGATTTCTATTCTAttttcccatatatatacatactaaaatatataaaaataataaaaataaaaaaattaaaaaaaatcagatttttacCACATGGTGGTGGCATGGCGCCAATGATTTGCCGATGACCGTCCGGTGACCGGACCCCTGGCCGGAGTCCCACCGGAGCTCCCTCCCtctcccctttcttttctctccctttctctctttctttttttttctttcccacctcacaaatgattttttttttcagatttttaggctatttatagCCCAATAACAAGTACCGCTTTTGGTACCGGATTTAAAcacaaaacgacgttgttttgagACGGGtcggtcgacccgacccgctccgGTGGCTAGGATCCGTGTTTTTGCGGAAGGGTCTAATTTGCGAATGACCCTTCCGCTTTTTAAGCGTTTACaatttagtttatatttttttaaaattggccCCATTGATTGTTGCGTTCTGCAATTTGGTCCCCCTATGATACGCACCGTTTAAATGCGCCGAAAAATTGCGCTGTAAGCCCCCCGTCGTTCCAAGCGCATTCAAATAGGTCCCTTcccctttaatttttaaaaaaattcgccCCAAAGCTTTGTTTTTAGTTCATTTTTGGTccttttttcttatttaatatgattattattattattattattattattattattattattattgttattattattactatatatTAGTATACGTTTTTTACATGTGAATAttgtatatattcatatataatattattttaattattgtattttaatattattattatattatatatacttcttcgtattttattattattattagtattattatcattattcatATTAGCATATgtgtgttattatatatatatacacatttcatatagtattatcttttactattatatttattattatcctatttattttcactattattattattattttcatcattattatacatatatgcatatatctatgtaatattattaataggtgttctaacattattattatgtatgtatatacattCTAATACTGTGCATGTGTGATTCTATTTAATTGTTAGTCTTGTATACTAAATTCATATTATATTTCTCATGTCATTTCATGtatccattttattattatatatgtatataggtaataattttattcaaaactTCGTTTTAACCTTATGCATTATTTGTTTCGTTCCTTTCATAATATCGTTATATATATTGGTATATATGTTCTTTAGATGCATGTGTTCCtcgatatttattttgtgtacatacgtaaatattatgaatatatatttaacacactagttatatatttttattatcttataCATCTTGCTAATaccattaatatttacatatacaTATTTTACATTTATACTCTTAATTATTTTCATGTGTATATTCATCGTATTCTTTTTGTGTTCTTGTATTCAATACTATATCACATTTAATCTTGCATGCATTATTAGTGTTTTCCTTCAATATTACTGTCATACTTGTTATTTGTTTCAAATATATTTATAGCTCTTCCATTTATTTATTCTTACTACATATCAACTTTGTTTCACATTATTTTCAAAATCCCATTCACGTTTcgctaattaatttcaataatcaaggcaataTGAAGTCATagagttcatcgctatgttgggtgaaagtCAATTGGCTCGTGTTAAAGcgatatacccttctcaaaaatCGGAATAAACCCAAATTTCTTGTCTTTTTTAATCGGATTACgattaaatttcaatattgaactcgtatttttgaaaatcaagacaacacgtgtttatgagataccaatttttgggcgttgcgagggtgctaataccttcctcgcgcgtaaccgactcccgaaccctaatttttctctggattttaacgtagacccaaactcacccttttatctTGTTTaataagaaatctaataggtgtccgatcacacctaggaaaaggatcggtggcgactccctattTATTCCAAAATCAAATTTCAACTTCCCAAtttttaatcgccacaattagcgaccaagccaaAACatatttttacgtcgctacaaacaTGATAGAAATATACTACATGAAATTAAAATAActacaaatataaaaaaaaaaatcactaacataaatatataaacatataaaaagttatataaatataattaagcACGAAAATCATGTTCAGAAACTATGTTGTGAGTTGAAGCTTGCAAAGTTGTGATTTGTTGGTGGAAATGGTGGTGATATGGCCTTTGGTGCTAAGACTTAAGAGCTCTGTCAATGAGGTATTCATTTGACGCTTTTCATGGGCTTGTTTGGGTTTTGGTGCTTTGGTGCTAAGACTTAAGAGCTCTGTCAATGTCATGTGACCGATGCTCTCACCATGGCTGGTGTCTCCTTTTATAAAGCTTGGTCCTTCTTTGTCTTTGACCTGCTGTTGTGGGCTTTGTTTTTTATTGTCTTGTTGATATTTGGTGATGATGCTAGTACTTTAAGTAATATAACCGTGGTTAAAAACAATGCAACGCTGGATTTTGTGTGTATGTTTGATAATCAGAGTATTTATCTAACTTGAATTCGAGTCTCATTGTTATTAAGATTTTAGCCTTCTCTTAATGCAAactttaaaagataaaattttgTCTTATTTGAAATAACCAACATTTAGAATTCCATACAAAAGAGTACAAGTCCTTTAGAAATAGTGATAGGTAGACATAGAACTTTTATTCGGAAAATTGGAAAATCCTAAATGTTTGAATGCATTGCTAACTAAGTAAGAAGTTTGAATTTATGGTGAGTAATCATCATCTCCACTACTACCATAACCTGACCCACTTCCATATCCTGAACCACTTCCATAACCTGAACCATTGCCTCCACCACCTCCTCCTCCACCTCCACCTCCACTGCCAccacctcctcctcctcctctacCACCACCACTTCCGTATCCAGACCCACTTCCGTATCCGGAACCGGACCCATATCCTGACCCTCCCCCATtgccaccaccaccacctcctctaccaccaccaccaccaccacctcctcCTATCCCACCACCAGACCCATACCCTGATCCAGATCCTGACCCATATCCAGACCCACTACCAGATCCGGAGCTGCCACCACCTCCACCTCCACCACCGCCCCCACCACCCCCTCCACCTCCTCCACTACCATAAGCTCCCGAACCATATCCTGAGCCACTTCCGGAACCATACCCTGAACCATATCCAGAACCTGAGCCTAAACCATTGGCACCACCTGCACcacttcctcctcctcctcctcctccagcACCACCTCCCTTTCCTACAGCCTTAAATGACCTAGCAGCAAAAGCTAAATCTACAAGCAGCAAAACCAAGAACGCAGCGCCAATAACCCTACAGCTCCCCATACTCAAACCTCACTTATGCAAAAAGCTCAATGCAAATCTTAAAATCTACTGAAAACAAGCTTAGTTGATTGATAAAAAAGTTAAGGCAAAGCTCTCTATTTATAGGCGTCAcgaatcaaataaaaaaaaaacttgaaattaatataatataaatccCTCCAATCCAAAGTTAGCTGAAATTCTAGTAGCTTCTGCCACGAAAAGAACGTTGCTATGATGATTATATGTGAAAGGAAATTGATTTGCTCTAGCTAGGAACTGTTAGTGGTGTGGGTGGTGATGGTGATGGTGATGGCGATGGCGGTGAACTTATGCCTTCTTCTGCATGCAGTTTAGTATAAAGTTCTTTATTCTTTTGACTTTAGGTTTTTTATTCATAACAACCCACTATGTggctaaaatgttttatttttataccAAAATTATCTTTTGACTTTCATATGAAGTGCATGCACTTCCATTATCATGAAATCATatatacttaataataataataatccaaTTACCTCATCTTTGAAAGTTTTGATTTTGCTATTACTCATTTCTGCAGATGAATAGATGATTTTGTTGTTTTTGAtatagtaattttttttttaacaataatctcattataggttcttatcatatctattttttttttatatataatgctTAGAACTATATATAGTCTCTCCCCAACctttaaataaaatgataatgcaTTTTAACGTACTCAAATCTATGTCTTCTCACACGGACAACAATCTCCTTACCAATCAAATTATGACTCAATcgacaatatttatcaaatttttatatccaaaaaaataatattttgtaatTCAATCCTCAAATCCAAATAGTAATATAAATTGTTACAAtcgcaaaaattaaaaataacaattacacatatttaaattcaaatgttaCAAATTCGAACCACTTCCTTCATAATGGCTTACAATCACAAAAAGTTTAAACAAGTTATTCTATAGTTTTAACATGCTTATTCTTTATTTCAAGTCTCAACCTCTAAATTTATGTTACATTGACCTTTCGATGATAATTCTCATGTATTTAACATAGCAGGATGGGACATAAATCATGAATCCCAGTTTCACTGAAAAAAGTTTAAATTTAGGGTTTAACTAGAAAAAGAAGGAAAGTTGAGTGATAGAACGAGCATATTGAAGCTATGATTGTTACAGGAAGAATACTTTtggcaaaaaaaaaattgaatttaagAAAGATGGatacaataatataaataatatttaaatgaaatttgttaTACCCTTCTAACTTCGGACATGTGGCAGTATGATAAATCATTCGAGAAATACCTACAAATATCTTTTTGTTCACTATTAATCTACTAGTCATTAGAGAACTGAACTCTCAGATCGCCAAAGGACCGATAGCCCGGAAGGCCTGGTTCTAGTCAACCTCCCATTTTTCCTAGAAAGGATCAACCATCCTTGCAAGTTGGCGATCTGCTTCAATCAGAAAGTTCTCATACAACAGCTAGCTACGCATCCTTGATTGATAAAgcttcaatttttttataaaaaaaattttttaatgcAACAATTAATGTATCAAATTTTCATTAGTTAATTTAGCATTTGCTAACCTTGTTAACATAATGTACCATAATAATACacaaattgataatttaattacatattagACATTTTCAAAATACAGATACCACATTAAGcattttatgaaaatataagTACCAAATCTGATATTATCCCTGTCATTTAAgttataaatattctaaaaattggaaataaatatatttgttttatatttaaatggatactttaaattttgtttattgTTTAAATAATAAGTTTTAATGTTTAAAACATGGTATATCTACTCAAAAAATTGGAGCAAATATTAGAAAGTGCCTAATAGCTGTAATACATTAAATATAGTAGGAAATTGAGTCTAGGCTTCCCCATGGTATTGGATGAATGAGAATGATAGGATCGAAGACTGGCATGATTGAATTGAAAGCAAATGGCAAGCAAGCATGCTTAGAAAATGGAGGCATGTTGGTAGCCAAGCAAAGTAGTAGAAACTAAAATGCCATCTGTCAATCTAAACGTATATTTTAAGCAAGAAGACAACTCCACTATCAAATTCTAAGGTGGGGGGAATTTGGGTAGGTGAGTTAGTGGGTATGATATATTTGTGGCTTTGAATTTTTAGTGTAATTTAATATTGATGGAggagtttttttaattttataaacatgagaaattattatatttttaattaatatttaaatattaaaaataaaataaacaagataAATGATGATTTCTTAGGTTTTGtaatttttagttttaataattaatgtACTATGTGTTAGTATTGTATATGGATAGCCTCTTCTgaactcataaataggaggataatgcattATAGTATACTTGAACCTATGTACTTTCACATTGGAAACAATGTACATATGAATCGAACTATGACTCAATAAACTTGTAtttttaaataggaggataatgcgctgcAGTGCACTTGAACCCGCGTCCTTTTACATTGGAAACAATGTCTATATCAATCTAACTATGACTTAGGGttagttttagtttttatatttacattctgtttgtgttattttttattatattttattataattattttaatttgggttCTTTTATTGGATTACAGTATTATTTGAAGTTGCCTAGAAGCAATGATGAAAGGATAACTCATCCATATTCCATAAGAGGAACCAAAGTTTCAAAAACCATATTGTAAGTTATATAAAATGTTAAGTATTAGAATGAGAGTGTTTCACACCATATAGGATATAAAGAGTTAGTAGATTGAGAGCGATTTATAATATGAATGGTGTGGAGAGTCGTTAAGTTGATAATTTGAGACAGTTTTAGAGTTCACTGGAGGGTAGAGTGCGGATGGCTCTTTCTTCTTAGGTGCTGAAAAGGTATTTATAGAAGAAGAGTAGTCGGATGTGTATCCTACTTTCCATTGTTGTAATTTAGTGCCTTTAGTGTAGTTATTTTGTTAGGAATGCATGCAATTTTTTCGAATAGAttgtttaataaaatttcatcatttatttattatattttgtatatGTCCTCTATGATTTTTGCAAGAAAAACAAAATCTATCAAGAAAATATTGACTCACTGATtacctaatgtttaactaatattaagttgcATTATATGGTCAGATTATGATGCAAAaatacaacttatattagtaggaaTATTTTGCCCTTGGTcaaattatatattttcatttatgTTCTTTCCAATTTTAGGTATTTGTACTTTTAGTCCTTTAACTTTTTGAATTTACATTTTAACCTTTCAACTTTTAAATATTCACACTTTGACCCCATAACTTTTCACTTCTTCGCAATTTATTCAATACCTTGAATTTATATCTCACAATATAATACTTTTTTCAACTTTGTCCAGTATCCAATACCTTTCTCCACTAACATTGATGTACTTGATTTTATTTACTCAATAAATCAATTATACACTTTCTGAGTATGACACTTTACAAATTTAGTATGATGATTTCAGGGGCATTACAATTTTTTAACTCAAAAACTTCACAAGATCCATGATTTTTAGCAAATTAAAAAATATGTGATACATGCACGGTTgggatgaaatttattaaattctattCACCGAAGTTGCCAATTTTCAAGTTTGGAAAATTAGTCAACTTGTAATAATTTTTTGGATGAAATCTAGGAATTTCTAAGTTGATATGTCTTAATAACGTTCAAAGATATATCTCTAAGCTTCACAATGCACTTTGAATC contains these protein-coding regions:
- the LOC108459735 gene encoding glycine-rich cell wall structural protein 2-like, which produces MGSCRVIGAAFLVLLLVDLAFAARSFKAVGKGGGAGGGGGGGSGAGGANGLGSGSGYGSGYGSGSGSGYGSGAYGSGGGGGGGGGGGGGGGGGSSGSGSGSGYGSGSGSGYGSGGGIGGGGGGGGGRGGGGGGNGGGSGYGSGSGYGSGSGYGSGGGRGGGGGGGSGGGGGGGGGGGNGSGYGSGSGYGSGSGYGSSGDDDYSP